In Idiomarina sp. PL1-037, a single genomic region encodes these proteins:
- a CDS encoding L-serine ammonia-lyase produces the protein MISVFDIYKIGIGPSSSHTVGPMKAAYEFLHAAKKSGHLNNADGIKVELFGSLGQTGKGHGTGKAVILGLVGETPETVDTDSVEDFLEQTRKTEKLNLLGENEVSFPSEGAITFHRRKTMPKHANAMELKLLKDGEIIYNDLYYSIGGGFIVRDEDFDETLEEAIEQSSKPIPYPFDSAADLLAHCKEHGMRMSSLMMANEKVFRSEEDIRAGLMKIWRTMQESIKNGITTEGILPGGLKVRRRASALYQRLKKEKSSDAMQVMDWVDLYALAVNEENAAGGRIVTAPTNGAAGIIPAVMSYADRFIETLDEDSVVRFLLTSAAIGILYKKNASISGAEVGCQGEVGVACSMAAGALAEFMGGDPCRVENAAEIGMEHNLGLTCDPVGGLVQVPCIERNAMGSVKAINAARLAMRGEGDHKVSLDKVIKTMWDTGNDMKTKYKETARGGLAVNIIEC, from the coding sequence ATGATCAGCGTTTTTGATATCTATAAAATTGGTATTGGTCCTTCCAGTTCTCATACTGTGGGGCCGATGAAAGCAGCCTATGAATTTTTGCATGCCGCAAAAAAATCAGGGCATTTAAATAACGCGGATGGAATAAAAGTCGAATTGTTCGGTTCACTTGGCCAAACGGGTAAAGGTCATGGTACCGGCAAAGCCGTTATTCTTGGGCTGGTCGGGGAGACTCCCGAAACAGTAGACACTGACAGCGTGGAAGATTTTCTGGAGCAAACTCGTAAGACTGAAAAGCTGAATTTGCTTGGAGAGAATGAGGTTTCCTTCCCCAGCGAAGGCGCCATTACTTTTCACCGCCGCAAAACCATGCCCAAACACGCCAACGCTATGGAATTGAAACTGTTGAAAGACGGCGAAATCATCTATAACGACCTTTATTACTCCATCGGCGGTGGCTTCATTGTGCGCGATGAAGATTTCGACGAAACGCTGGAAGAAGCGATAGAACAGTCGTCTAAACCGATTCCATATCCGTTTGACAGTGCTGCAGACCTTCTGGCGCATTGTAAAGAGCACGGTATGCGCATGAGTTCATTAATGATGGCTAACGAAAAAGTCTTCCGCAGTGAAGAGGATATTCGGGCTGGATTAATGAAAATTTGGCGCACCATGCAGGAAAGCATCAAAAACGGCATTACCACCGAAGGTATACTGCCGGGTGGACTTAAAGTTCGTCGCAGGGCATCGGCTTTATATCAGCGCCTGAAAAAAGAAAAGTCGAGCGATGCCATGCAAGTCATGGACTGGGTAGATTTATACGCTTTAGCGGTTAACGAAGAAAATGCCGCTGGGGGTCGTATCGTCACCGCTCCTACCAATGGCGCAGCTGGTATTATACCCGCAGTTATGAGTTACGCTGACAGATTCATAGAAACGCTGGACGAAGACTCAGTGGTTCGCTTTCTGCTGACCTCCGCTGCCATTGGTATTCTTTATAAGAAAAATGCTTCAATTTCGGGTGCTGAAGTCGGTTGTCAGGGTGAAGTGGGTGTTGCCTGTTCAATGGCTGCAGGTGCTCTGGCCGAATTTATGGGCGGTGACCCGTGCAGGGTCGAAAATGCGGCAGAGATTGGTATGGAACACAACTTGGGCTTAACCTGCGACCCTGTGGGCGGCTTAGTACAAGTACCGTGTATTGAACGAAACGCCATGGGCTCGGTTAAAGCTATTAATGCCGCCCGCCTGGCCATGCGAGGCGAAGGCGACCACAAAGTGTCTCTGGATAAAGTGATTAAAACCATGTGGGACACCGGCAACGATATGAAAACCAAATACAAAGAAACCGCTCGCGGCGGTTTGGCAGTCAATATTATTGAATGTTAA
- a CDS encoding SpoIIE family protein phosphatase — MKVLIVDDQPANQVMLSGLIKRFGHQVTCAHNGMEAIDIFVSLAPDVVLLDVMMPIMDGFQTAPRLKALSGDVHLPILFITALDDQETLLKCLEAGGDDFISVPFEPVVLQAKLNAHARVRELSYSLKGKNETLAYHSNRMEREQNVVRHMLTNALQENETEYPFLKTYLAPASEFNGDLVLSKAGPLGNFYLFVGDFTGHGLAPATGALPVAQTFFDLAEKGLSIANMVEEFNRKLVKLLPDDMFCAAFVTELSANGERLTYWNGGIPDALLINEAGEVEKRLVPEHMALGILSPEEFSSQVSHCFVEKNTRLITYTDGVVEMTNKADERLSERGFEALLLRYARERDFEGLVGSLQTFQQGQEQLDDISLVCLDCAATDIPVNQPDTNVTHLPFRLVIYLKENEIKGHDPIIKLVDSLSHLEGIGAHKTTLYLLLAEAFNNTLEHSVLQLDSGIKETGHGFDEYYRTREARLAVLEDVEIEIDIEYEPDNSLLSFSISSNSENGFSEYQQVSQDDEQQAFGRGLQLIRNFSSHVEWRDGGRCLYIEYDLSRPHA; from the coding sequence ATGAAGGTACTGATTGTTGATGATCAACCTGCTAACCAGGTGATGCTGAGTGGCCTGATAAAACGCTTTGGGCATCAGGTCACCTGCGCTCACAACGGCATGGAGGCTATCGATATTTTTGTCAGCCTGGCGCCGGACGTGGTGTTACTGGACGTTATGATGCCGATTATGGACGGCTTTCAAACCGCTCCTCGGTTAAAAGCCCTAAGCGGCGATGTCCATTTGCCAATTTTATTTATTACGGCACTGGATGATCAGGAAACCTTGTTGAAATGCCTTGAGGCTGGTGGGGACGACTTTATTAGTGTGCCGTTTGAACCGGTTGTCTTGCAGGCAAAACTCAACGCTCACGCGCGGGTTCGCGAGTTGAGCTATTCCCTCAAGGGTAAAAATGAGACTCTGGCTTACCATTCTAACCGAATGGAGCGAGAGCAAAACGTTGTCAGACACATGCTGACTAACGCGCTGCAGGAAAACGAAACAGAATACCCATTCTTAAAAACCTATCTGGCACCGGCCAGTGAATTTAATGGTGATTTAGTTCTCTCCAAAGCTGGGCCTCTGGGAAATTTTTATTTGTTTGTTGGTGATTTTACCGGCCACGGATTAGCTCCCGCCACCGGGGCTCTCCCTGTAGCCCAAACCTTTTTTGATTTAGCTGAAAAAGGGCTTTCAATAGCGAATATGGTTGAAGAGTTTAACCGCAAGCTGGTTAAGCTGTTACCCGACGACATGTTTTGTGCCGCTTTTGTCACTGAATTGTCCGCCAATGGTGAACGTTTAACATACTGGAATGGCGGCATTCCCGATGCACTGCTGATAAATGAAGCTGGAGAAGTTGAAAAACGGCTAGTGCCTGAGCATATGGCGTTGGGTATTTTGTCTCCTGAAGAGTTCAGTAGCCAGGTGAGCCACTGTTTTGTTGAGAAAAACACACGACTGATAACCTATACCGACGGTGTGGTTGAGATGACTAACAAGGCAGATGAGCGTTTATCTGAACGGGGGTTCGAGGCTTTGTTGTTACGCTATGCTCGCGAGAGAGACTTTGAGGGGCTGGTTGGCTCATTACAAACCTTTCAACAAGGGCAAGAGCAGTTGGATGATATTTCATTAGTTTGTCTGGATTGTGCAGCCACCGACATACCTGTCAACCAGCCTGATACTAATGTCACTCATTTGCCTTTCCGGTTAGTAATTTATCTAAAAGAAAACGAAATTAAGGGGCACGACCCAATTATTAAGCTGGTGGATTCCTTAAGTCATCTTGAAGGTATTGGCGCGCACAAAACAACCTTGTATTTATTGTTGGCAGAAGCTTTTAACAATACCCTGGAACACAGCGTTTTGCAGCTGGATTCGGGAATTAAAGAGACCGGGCACGGGTTCGATGAATACTACCGGACACGGGAAGCGCGGCTGGCTGTGTTAGAGGACGTAGAAATAGAAATCGATATTGAATACGAGCCGGATAACAGTTTGCTTTCATTCAGTATTTCATCCAATAGCGAGAATGGCTTTTCGGAATATCAGCAAGTATCTCAAGATGACGAACAACAGGCGTTTGGTCGTGGATTACAGCTGATAAGAAACTTTTCAAGCCATGTTGAGTGGCGTGACGGCGGACGGTGTTTATATATTGAATACGACCTTAGCCGCCCGCACGCTTAA
- a CDS encoding amidohydrolase family protein: MNKLLTTVSAALVSALTLNSAAAHDEVPGEKQSNPIVLQGGTLHTVSDGVLTNSDLVFENGKITAIGQDVSIPDGAEVIDISGQHVYPGVIAMDTTIGLNEIEAVRATRDAREVGDVHPEVAGHVAFNADSEIIPTVRYHGITHAQVAPEGSLVAGQSSLMNLDGWNYQDALVAAEMGVHVSWPRTYVLNTWWESRSPEEQRKANEESRQQLMKVFADAKAYYDAKQADRKIDLDQRWEAMMGLFDGSKKLYVHADDKRQLEQAIDTSQEYGFELVLMGARDAWRIADKLAEFNVPVVFGSPYGLPARNDEGYDQAFATPARLAEAGVNFAISYPGYWDVRNLPFAAGNAVAFGLDQQQALAAITLKPAEIMGVADKLGSLEVGKSASLSVSEGDLLDPIGQKLTHLYIDGRQVSLSSRHTELYEKYRQKPSE; this comes from the coding sequence ATGAATAAATTACTTACAACCGTTAGTGCCGCATTGGTCAGTGCGCTGACGCTTAATAGTGCTGCGGCACATGATGAAGTTCCGGGCGAAAAGCAAAGCAACCCTATTGTACTTCAGGGAGGAACCTTGCATACCGTTTCTGATGGGGTGCTTACCAACTCAGACTTAGTGTTTGAAAACGGTAAAATCACCGCTATTGGTCAGGATGTCAGTATCCCGGACGGCGCTGAAGTTATCGATATTTCCGGTCAGCACGTGTATCCGGGAGTTATCGCCATGGATACCACTATTGGCCTGAATGAAATTGAAGCAGTAAGGGCAACCCGCGACGCGCGTGAAGTGGGTGATGTGCATCCGGAAGTTGCCGGTCACGTTGCCTTTAATGCTGATTCGGAAATTATTCCGACGGTACGTTACCACGGCATTACTCACGCTCAGGTCGCCCCTGAAGGTTCGCTGGTAGCCGGCCAGTCATCTTTAATGAATTTAGATGGGTGGAACTATCAGGACGCTCTGGTAGCGGCAGAAATGGGTGTGCATGTTTCCTGGCCGCGCACATACGTGTTAAATACCTGGTGGGAGAGCCGTTCACCTGAGGAGCAGCGTAAAGCGAACGAGGAATCCCGTCAGCAATTAATGAAAGTCTTCGCTGATGCAAAGGCTTACTACGATGCAAAGCAGGCCGATCGTAAAATTGATCTGGACCAGCGCTGGGAAGCTATGATGGGCTTGTTTGACGGCAGTAAGAAGCTGTACGTACATGCCGACGATAAACGTCAGTTAGAGCAGGCCATTGATACCAGTCAGGAGTATGGTTTTGAACTGGTGCTTATGGGAGCCAGAGATGCCTGGCGTATTGCCGATAAGCTAGCCGAGTTTAATGTTCCCGTTGTTTTTGGCTCGCCTTACGGTCTGCCGGCTCGCAACGACGAAGGTTATGATCAGGCCTTTGCCACGCCGGCTCGTCTGGCTGAAGCCGGGGTAAACTTTGCTATTTCTTATCCGGGTTACTGGGACGTACGTAACTTACCTTTTGCCGCGGGAAACGCAGTTGCTTTTGGTTTGGACCAACAGCAGGCTCTTGCGGCTATTACGTTGAAGCCCGCTGAGATTATGGGTGTTGCTGACAAGCTGGGTTCACTGGAAGTCGGTAAAAGCGCTTCACTGAGTGTGTCTGAAGGTGACTTACTTGATCCCATTGGGCAGAAGTTAACGCACCTTTATATCGATGGACGCCAAGTAAGCTTAAGCAGCCGACATACTGAGCTTTACGAGAAGTATCGCCAGAAACCATCTGAATAG
- a CDS encoding response regulator: MAIAFDELRILLIEPSDVQRKVITQHLNQAGIQHTRGASTIAEAKEEILRWQPDIVTSAMYFSDGTSHELIEFINTNDLKDTLHFMLVSSEHRADQLEQFKQAGIIAILPKPFTPDQLQRAITATMDMMEPELLHLELYDIEDLRVLIVDDSMTSRHVLRRVFENLGVESFVEAENGQQAIDILVEHQFDLIVTDFHMPEVNGSELTQYIRNSSAHAHTPVLMVTARANEPQLANVKQSGVDALTDKPFEPATLRKLIARLLNS; encoded by the coding sequence ATGGCAATAGCCTTTGACGAACTCCGTATTTTGCTTATCGAACCTTCCGATGTGCAAAGAAAAGTAATTACTCAGCACCTGAACCAGGCCGGCATTCAACATACCCGTGGCGCTTCAACCATTGCTGAAGCAAAAGAAGAAATACTTCGCTGGCAGCCCGATATTGTCACCAGCGCTATGTATTTTTCTGACGGCACTTCACATGAACTCATTGAATTCATTAATACTAATGACTTAAAAGATACTTTACATTTTATGTTGGTATCATCAGAACATCGTGCCGATCAACTGGAGCAGTTCAAACAAGCCGGTATTATCGCCATTTTACCAAAACCTTTTACGCCAGATCAGCTCCAGCGGGCCATTACCGCCACCATGGACATGATGGAACCCGAGCTACTTCATCTTGAGCTTTATGATATCGAGGATTTGCGGGTCTTGATCGTTGATGACAGCATGACCTCGCGCCATGTCTTAAGACGTGTATTTGAAAACCTCGGCGTCGAAAGCTTTGTTGAAGCAGAAAATGGTCAGCAGGCTATTGATATCTTAGTGGAACATCAATTTGACTTGATTGTCACCGACTTTCATATGCCGGAAGTAAACGGCAGTGAACTCACTCAATACATTCGTAATAGTTCAGCACACGCTCACACTCCGGTTCTCATGGTGACTGCACGCGCTAACGAGCCGCAACTTGCTAACGTAAAACAAAGCGGAGTCGATGCCTTAACCGACAAACCTTTTGAACCGGCAACGTTAAGAAAACTGATCGCCCGTTTATTAAACAGCTGA
- the yciH gene encoding stress response translation initiation inhibitor YciH, with the protein MPDWKDQLSQMVYSTDSGRIDPEPEPEEVPEGDGIVRLRRETKGRKGKGVTIVTGLDKPQSELKAIAKKLKQLCGVGGSVKEYEIELQGDQRDSIESWLKKEGYKVKRAGG; encoded by the coding sequence ATGCCGGACTGGAAAGACCAACTCAGCCAAATGGTATATTCAACAGACTCGGGGCGTATTGATCCAGAGCCTGAACCAGAGGAAGTTCCTGAGGGCGATGGTATTGTTCGCCTGCGCCGGGAAACCAAAGGTCGAAAAGGCAAAGGAGTAACTATTGTTACCGGACTGGATAAACCGCAATCAGAGTTAAAAGCAATAGCCAAAAAACTCAAGCAACTCTGTGGCGTTGGAGGCTCGGTTAAAGAATATGAAATAGAGTTGCAAGGTGACCAGCGCGACAGTATTGAAAGCTGGTTGAAAAAGGAAGGCTATAAAGTTAAGCGTGCGGGCGGCTAA
- a CDS encoding STAS domain-containing protein, whose amino-acid sequence MNVSRDFSNDGKQLVIAIKGKFDFSLVQEFRQAYSHIGDSQPTVIIDLRETDYLDSSALGMLLNMRKSLGSSVKGIQLINAKPDVRRILDISRFDKMFVIA is encoded by the coding sequence ATGAACGTTAGTCGCGACTTTTCAAATGATGGTAAGCAATTAGTTATTGCTATTAAAGGGAAATTTGACTTTAGTCTGGTACAGGAGTTTCGTCAGGCCTACAGTCATATTGGTGATTCACAGCCAACCGTAATTATCGACTTGAGGGAAACCGATTATCTGGACAGCTCGGCACTCGGTATGCTGCTCAATATGCGTAAATCTTTAGGCAGCAGCGTAAAGGGCATTCAACTGATTAACGCTAAACCGGACGTGCGTCGTATTCTCGATATATCCCGCTTTGATAAGATGTTTGTTATTGCCTGA
- a CDS encoding amidohydrolase family protein, with protein MKKVHQFSALTLAVTSVLTASVAADQTSRTNGMRDNTPSLTAIQNATIISEPGKSITNATLVIENGVVQSIERNNRAPAGARVIDGTGYTIYPGFIDPYSSYGINVSSEQERSDTPIYNNEREGGNAANDAIHSQKHWFSEFKTNSEDANKWVSQGFTSVQSANLDGIFQGQAVTVSLADRIPNDVIYQSEAKHFGSFDKGSSQQQYPSSLMGSIALVRQTLSDANWYENSYGKQSHNQSVEFNAALDSLTDIENNGIVFKVDNEKSLLRADDVFDQFKVPSVYVASGYEYARLDAVKNAGSDLILPLNFPAAPDVDGVDAHLDVDLAKLRHWERAPSNPAMLAEAGVDFALTLHDLESTESFWPNLRKAVEYGLSEEQALAALTTIPAKIAGVDDKAGRLAQGYKADFVMAKGDLFVDGTIQSVWLQGEENELVSRDKVDFVGNYSMKLNNQDIEIDIKPGAALSGEVKSNEKTSALRHVQSGNESLSFVADLDAEPAGSWRFKLEPEAQGTFSVTAVSPEGEEVRLQAQMDSDESETETSGKAEPVEYVSELTFPNVAYGLDGLPERQDVLIRNVTVWTATDDGILEETDVLVRNGEFAAIGKNLSAPSGVTEIDGAGMHLTPGIIDEHSHIAIEGGVNEGSEAVTSEVRIGDVINPDDIHIYRSLAGGTTMAQLLHGSANPIGGQAQVIKLRWGTDANVMKFDAAPESIKFALGENVKQSNWGDNMTVRYPQTRLGVETIMRDGFQAALEYQQRKQAYERMSRSERNRAAAPRPDYRLETLLEILNSERFVHAHSYVASEILMLMEVAEDFGFTLDTFTHILEGYKVADEMAEHGASGSTFADWWAYKFEVYDAIPHNACLMKERGVLTSINSDSNDLQRRLNTEAAKSVRYCDMEPHEALKMVTINPAKQLKVDSYVGSVEKGKQADFVLWSHYPLSAYAQAEQTWINGRKFFDRELDKQRQQAVKQEKNALIQKVLAAGDDAKIGAKDGYKSDQPTWHCDTEHDFWLDHFTGKGHQHGGQH; from the coding sequence ATGAAAAAAGTGCATCAGTTCAGTGCTCTGACGTTAGCGGTAACGTCGGTACTGACCGCGTCGGTTGCGGCTGATCAGACTTCCCGGACAAACGGAATGCGCGATAACACGCCAAGTCTGACGGCAATTCAGAATGCAACAATTATCAGTGAGCCGGGAAAATCTATCACTAATGCCACTTTGGTTATTGAAAATGGCGTCGTTCAGTCAATTGAGCGTAATAACCGGGCGCCTGCCGGAGCGCGGGTGATTGACGGGACCGGATATACAATTTATCCGGGGTTTATTGACCCCTACAGCAGCTACGGAATTAACGTTAGCAGTGAGCAAGAACGTTCGGACACGCCCATTTATAACAATGAGCGTGAGGGTGGTAACGCGGCAAATGACGCGATTCACTCGCAAAAACACTGGTTCAGCGAATTTAAGACCAACTCTGAAGATGCAAATAAATGGGTGTCACAAGGCTTCACCAGTGTCCAGTCGGCTAACTTAGACGGCATTTTTCAGGGACAGGCGGTAACGGTTTCGCTGGCAGACAGAATACCTAACGACGTTATTTACCAAAGTGAGGCAAAGCATTTTGGTTCATTTGATAAAGGCTCCTCACAGCAGCAGTATCCGTCATCTCTGATGGGCAGCATTGCGCTAGTCAGACAAACCTTATCTGATGCTAACTGGTATGAAAACTCTTATGGAAAGCAGTCGCATAATCAATCGGTCGAATTTAATGCGGCGCTTGATTCACTGACAGATATAGAGAATAACGGAATTGTTTTTAAGGTTGACAATGAGAAATCACTCTTGCGTGCTGATGATGTTTTTGATCAATTCAAAGTTCCGTCAGTGTATGTAGCCTCGGGTTACGAATACGCGCGCTTAGATGCAGTAAAAAATGCCGGAAGTGACTTAATTCTTCCGCTTAATTTTCCGGCTGCACCAGACGTTGACGGTGTCGATGCGCATCTCGACGTCGATTTAGCAAAGTTGCGGCACTGGGAACGGGCTCCGTCTAACCCGGCAATGTTAGCTGAGGCTGGTGTGGACTTTGCTCTGACTTTACACGATTTAGAAAGTACAGAGAGCTTTTGGCCTAACCTGCGTAAAGCGGTTGAGTATGGCTTGAGCGAAGAGCAGGCTCTTGCAGCGTTGACGACTATTCCGGCGAAAATTGCCGGGGTAGACGACAAAGCAGGGAGGCTGGCTCAGGGCTACAAAGCTGACTTTGTTATGGCTAAAGGCGATTTGTTCGTGGATGGCACTATTCAGTCAGTTTGGTTGCAGGGCGAAGAAAACGAGTTGGTATCCCGGGATAAAGTCGACTTTGTCGGCAATTACAGTATGAAACTGAATAATCAGGATATCGAGATTGACATTAAGCCTGGTGCCGCGCTGAGCGGTGAAGTTAAGTCAAATGAAAAGACCAGCGCTCTACGTCACGTGCAGTCAGGTAACGAATCTTTATCCTTTGTTGCCGACCTTGATGCAGAACCGGCCGGAAGTTGGCGCTTTAAGCTGGAACCTGAAGCTCAGGGAACGTTTTCAGTAACGGCGGTTTCTCCTGAAGGTGAAGAAGTTAGATTACAGGCTCAAATGGATTCAGACGAAAGCGAGACTGAAACGAGCGGTAAAGCGGAACCTGTGGAATATGTTAGCGAGCTGACGTTCCCTAATGTGGCATATGGCCTTGACGGTTTGCCGGAGCGTCAGGATGTCCTTATCCGTAACGTAACGGTCTGGACTGCAACTGACGATGGGATTCTTGAAGAAACGGATGTGCTGGTTCGAAATGGTGAATTTGCAGCTATTGGCAAAAATTTGTCTGCGCCGTCTGGCGTGACTGAAATTGATGGCGCGGGGATGCATTTGACTCCGGGCATTATTGACGAGCATTCACACATTGCTATTGAAGGTGGTGTTAACGAAGGTTCTGAAGCGGTGACATCGGAAGTTCGAATTGGTGATGTGATTAACCCGGATGATATTCACATTTATCGCTCGTTGGCGGGTGGTACCACCATGGCACAGTTGCTTCATGGCTCAGCGAACCCTATTGGCGGTCAGGCGCAAGTGATTAAATTACGCTGGGGAACCGATGCTAATGTCATGAAATTCGATGCAGCCCCTGAGTCTATCAAATTTGCATTGGGTGAAAACGTTAAGCAGAGTAACTGGGGCGACAACATGACCGTTCGCTACCCTCAAACTCGTTTGGGCGTTGAGACCATTATGCGTGACGGTTTCCAGGCTGCACTTGAGTACCAGCAGCGGAAGCAGGCTTATGAACGTATGAGCCGTTCAGAACGTAATAGGGCTGCAGCTCCAAGGCCTGATTATCGTCTGGAGACGTTGCTGGAAATTCTAAACAGTGAACGTTTTGTGCATGCTCACTCTTATGTAGCGTCAGAAATTTTGATGTTAATGGAAGTCGCAGAGGATTTTGGGTTTACCCTGGATACTTTTACTCACATTTTGGAAGGCTACAAAGTCGCTGATGAAATGGCTGAGCATGGTGCCAGTGGCTCAACCTTTGCGGACTGGTGGGCATATAAGTTTGAGGTGTACGACGCTATTCCTCATAACGCGTGCTTGATGAAAGAACGCGGAGTCTTAACCAGCATTAATTCTGACAGTAATGACTTACAACGTCGTTTAAATACTGAAGCGGCTAAATCGGTTCGGTACTGTGATATGGAGCCACACGAAGCACTGAAAATGGTGACCATTAACCCAGCTAAACAGTTGAAAGTGGACAGTTATGTGGGGTCTGTTGAAAAAGGCAAACAAGCTGATTTCGTACTTTGGAGTCATTATCCTTTAAGTGCTTATGCGCAAGCAGAGCAAACCTGGATTAACGGCCGTAAGTTTTTCGACCGCGAACTCGATAAACAGCGACAGCAGGCGGTTAAACAAGAAAAGAACGCACTTATCCAGAAAGTTTTAGCGGCAGGTGATGATGCAAAAATAGGGGCTAAAGATGGTTATAAGTCGGATCAGCCTACCTGGCACTGTGATACTGAACACGACTTTTGGCTAGATCACTTTACCGGTAAAGGGCATCAGCACGGAGGACAACATTAA
- the cysB gene encoding HTH-type transcriptional regulator CysB, whose protein sequence is MKLQQLRYIVEVTNHNLNVSATAESLFTSQPGISKQVRMLEDELGVQIFGRTGKHLTHITPAGKDIIAVAQQVLDNVQSIKTVAAEHTLPNQGKLNIATTHTQARYALPSVIQRFIQQYPKVSLHMHQGSPEQISEAAAKGRADFAIATEALHLYHDLIMLPCYHWNRSIVVPKSHPLTQLSKLSIDDIAQFPLVTYVHGFTGRSELDRAFADAGHEPKIVFTATDADVIKTYVRMGLGIGVLASMAYDPKEDTDLVAIPAEHLFTHSTTKIGFRRGTFLRTYMYDFIENFAPHLTRDRVQKATQLKSQDEIDKLFDSCSLPMR, encoded by the coding sequence ATGAAATTACAGCAGTTACGTTACATTGTTGAAGTAACAAATCATAACCTGAATGTTTCTGCTACGGCTGAAAGCTTATTCACCTCGCAGCCGGGCATTAGTAAACAAGTCAGAATGCTGGAAGACGAGCTGGGCGTGCAGATATTTGGCCGGACAGGCAAGCACCTGACTCACATAACGCCAGCGGGTAAAGACATCATAGCGGTCGCTCAGCAGGTTCTGGATAACGTTCAGTCAATTAAGACGGTTGCTGCTGAACACACCTTGCCAAACCAGGGTAAACTCAACATTGCGACGACCCATACTCAGGCTCGCTATGCCTTGCCGTCCGTTATTCAGCGATTTATTCAACAATATCCAAAAGTTTCACTGCATATGCATCAGGGGTCCCCTGAGCAAATTAGTGAGGCGGCGGCGAAAGGGCGGGCAGATTTTGCCATTGCGACCGAGGCGCTGCATTTATATCACGACCTTATTATGTTGCCCTGTTATCACTGGAACCGGTCTATTGTTGTGCCTAAATCACATCCGCTTACGCAACTGAGTAAGCTATCTATTGATGATATTGCTCAGTTTCCTTTGGTCACTTATGTGCATGGTTTCACTGGTCGTTCCGAGTTGGATAGAGCCTTTGCCGATGCCGGACATGAGCCTAAAATTGTTTTTACAGCAACCGATGCTGATGTAATAAAAACCTACGTCAGAATGGGGTTGGGCATTGGGGTTCTGGCTAGCATGGCTTACGACCCAAAAGAAGATACCGATTTAGTGGCGATACCTGCAGAGCATCTTTTTACGCACAGTACGACTAAGATTGGTTTCCGCCGAGGGACTTTTTTACGTACTTATATGTACGACTTTATTGAGAACTTCGCCCCACACTTAACGCGCGATAGGGTACAAAAAGCTACTCAGCTAAAAAGTCAGGATGAGATTGATAAACTCTTTGATAGCTGCTCACTGCCGATGCGCTAA
- a CDS encoding HAMP domain-containing sensor histidine kinase codes for MTQPAFDFSTVLASSVHDMKNSLCLLIQMIEEVSEQVTDSSATEKMAKVHYEAQRINSSLMQMLTLYRNDNNALPLNSDWHHVDELVEELLLNNELYLEQRNITVSTDIDETATGCFDRELIFHLLNDIIINAMRYTADKLFIKVEITENGGCRIMVHDNGDGFPARMLENAAMPIQHLNIQQSRTGLGLYFAQMIASAHERNNKKGFIELKNNGHLGGGVFSLTLP; via the coding sequence ATGACCCAACCCGCATTTGATTTTTCAACCGTCCTGGCGTCTTCCGTGCACGACATGAAAAATTCACTGTGCTTACTCATTCAGATGATAGAAGAAGTATCAGAACAGGTCACCGACAGCAGTGCAACAGAAAAAATGGCGAAAGTCCATTACGAGGCTCAGCGTATCAATTCAAGTTTAATGCAAATGCTCACGCTTTATCGCAACGATAATAACGCCTTACCACTCAATAGCGACTGGCACCACGTCGACGAACTCGTCGAAGAGCTTTTGCTAAACAATGAGCTCTATCTTGAACAGCGTAACATTACTGTCAGTACCGACATTGATGAAACAGCAACAGGCTGTTTCGACAGAGAGCTGATCTTTCATCTACTTAATGACATCATCATTAATGCAATGCGCTACACAGCCGATAAGCTCTTTATAAAAGTAGAGATAACCGAAAACGGTGGATGTCGTATTATGGTTCACGATAACGGCGATGGTTTTCCTGCTAGAATGCTGGAAAACGCCGCGATGCCGATACAACACTTAAATATTCAACAATCCCGGACAGGGTTAGGTCTATATTTTGCCCAGATGATAGCAAGTGCCCACGAGCGAAATAATAAAAAAGGTTTTATCGAGCTAAAAAATAATGGACACTTAGGTGGTGGTGTTTTCTCTTTAACATTACCCTGA